Proteins found in one Herbiconiux sp. A18JL235 genomic segment:
- the atpA gene encoding F0F1 ATP synthase subunit alpha, translated as MAELTIRPDEIRDALKDFVAAYEPGKAATTEVGYVVDAADGIAHVEGLPGVMANELIRFADGTLGLAQNLDEDEIGVVVLGEFTGIEEGQEVTRTGEVLSVPVGDGYLGRVVDPLGNPIDGLGDIAAEGRRELELQAPGVMQRKSVHEPLQTGIKAIDAMIPVGRGQRQLIIGDRQTGKTAIAIDTIINQKANWESGDVNKQVRCIYVAIGQKGSTIASVKGALEDAGAMEYTTIVASPASDPAGFKYLAPYTGSAIGQHWMYGGKHVLIIFDDLSKQAEAYRAVSLLLRRPPGREAYPGDVFYLHSRLLERCAKLSDELGAGSMTGLPIIETKANDVSAYIPTNVISITDGQIFLQSDLFNANQRPAVDVGISVSRVGGDAQVKSIKSVSGTLKLELAQYRSLEAFAMFASDLDAASRRQLARGARLTELLKQPQYSPFPVEQQVVSIWAGTKGKLDEVPVEDILRFEAELLDYIGRTTDILTTLRETNKLDDDTVAALDKAVDQFKLEFQTGEGKPLASVGKEQFDATAKEDVGQEKIVKGRR; from the coding sequence ATGGCTGAACTTACGATCCGCCCCGATGAGATCCGCGACGCTCTCAAAGACTTCGTCGCGGCGTACGAGCCCGGCAAGGCGGCGACCACCGAGGTGGGCTACGTCGTCGACGCCGCCGACGGCATCGCGCACGTCGAAGGACTCCCCGGTGTGATGGCCAACGAGCTCATCCGCTTCGCCGACGGCACCCTGGGCCTTGCCCAGAACCTCGACGAGGACGAGATCGGTGTCGTGGTGCTCGGTGAGTTCACCGGCATCGAGGAGGGCCAGGAGGTCACTCGCACCGGCGAGGTGCTGTCGGTGCCCGTCGGCGACGGCTACCTCGGCCGCGTGGTCGACCCGCTCGGCAACCCGATCGACGGCCTCGGCGACATCGCAGCGGAGGGCCGCCGCGAGCTCGAGCTCCAGGCCCCCGGCGTCATGCAGCGCAAGTCGGTGCACGAGCCGCTGCAGACCGGCATCAAGGCGATCGACGCCATGATCCCCGTCGGCCGCGGTCAGCGCCAGCTCATCATCGGCGACCGCCAGACGGGCAAGACCGCCATCGCGATCGACACCATCATCAACCAGAAGGCTAACTGGGAGTCGGGCGACGTCAACAAGCAGGTGCGTTGCATCTACGTGGCGATCGGCCAGAAGGGCTCGACCATCGCCTCGGTGAAGGGCGCCCTCGAAGACGCCGGAGCGATGGAGTACACCACCATCGTCGCCTCCCCGGCCTCCGACCCCGCCGGCTTCAAGTACCTCGCCCCCTACACCGGCTCGGCCATCGGCCAGCACTGGATGTACGGCGGCAAGCACGTCCTCATCATCTTCGACGACCTGTCGAAGCAGGCCGAGGCCTACCGCGCCGTGTCGCTGCTGCTGCGTCGCCCGCCGGGACGCGAGGCGTACCCCGGCGATGTGTTCTACCTGCACTCGCGTCTGCTCGAGCGTTGCGCCAAGCTCTCCGACGAGCTGGGCGCCGGCTCGATGACCGGCCTCCCGATCATCGAGACCAAGGCCAACGACGTCTCGGCGTACATCCCCACGAACGTGATCTCCATCACCGACGGCCAGATCTTCCTCCAGTCCGACCTGTTCAACGCCAACCAGCGCCCCGCTGTCGACGTCGGCATCTCGGTCTCGCGAGTCGGTGGCGACGCCCAGGTGAAGTCGATCAAGTCGGTCTCGGGAACGCTCAAGCTCGAGCTCGCCCAGTACCGCTCGCTCGAGGCCTTCGCGATGTTCGCCTCCGACCTCGACGCCGCCTCGCGTCGTCAGCTCGCCCGCGGCGCCCGCCTCACTGAGCTGCTGAAGCAGCCGCAGTACTCCCCGTTCCCGGTCGAGCAGCAGGTCGTCTCGATCTGGGCCGGCACGAAGGGCAAGCTCGACGAGGTGCCGGTCGAAGACATCCTGCGCTTCGAGGCCGAGCTGCTCGACTACATCGGCCGCACCACCGACATCCTCACCACCCTCCGCGAGACCAACAAGCTCGACGACGACACCGTCGCCGCGCTCGACAAGGCGGTCGACCAGTTCAAGCTCGAGTTCCAGACGGGTGAGGGCAAGCCGCTCGCCTCGGTGGGCAAGGAGCAGTTCGACGCCACCGCCAAGGAAGACGTCGGCCAGGAGAAGATCGTCAAGGGTCGCCGCTAG
- a CDS encoding F0F1 ATP synthase subunit B yields MLQAVLAATEGESTNPLIPAPYDIIWSFVCFVVILFFFWRLVLPRMKKLLDERAAAIEGNIEKADIAQREAEAALQQYTAQLAEARAEAAKIREQARVDAQRIGADIQAQAQSDAERVKANAQVAIEADRQAALVSLRSEVGTLAIDLASGVIGESLSDDAKATALVDRFLADLEADTSGKK; encoded by the coding sequence ATGCTTCAGGCAGTTCTGGCTGCGACCGAGGGCGAATCGACGAACCCGCTCATCCCGGCTCCGTACGACATCATCTGGTCGTTCGTGTGCTTCGTCGTCATCCTCTTCTTCTTCTGGAGGCTCGTGCTGCCTCGCATGAAGAAGCTCCTCGACGAGCGTGCCGCCGCGATCGAGGGGAACATCGAGAAGGCCGACATCGCTCAGCGCGAAGCGGAGGCCGCTCTTCAGCAGTACACCGCTCAGCTGGCCGAGGCGCGCGCCGAGGCCGCGAAGATCCGCGAGCAGGCCCGTGTCGACGCCCAGCGCATCGGCGCCGACATCCAGGCGCAGGCGCAGAGCGACGCCGAGCGCGTGAAGGCCAACGCCCAGGTGGCGATCGAGGCAGACCGTCAGGCAGCCCTCGTCTCGCTCCGCTCCGAGGTCGGCACGCTGGCGATCGACCTGGCCTCCGGCGTGATCGGGGAGTCCCTCTCCGACGACGCCAAGGCCACGGCCCTCGTCGACCGGTTCCTCGCCGACCTCGAGGCTGACACCTCAGGAAAGAAGTAA
- a CDS encoding F0F1 ATP synthase subunit gamma — translation MGAQLRVYRQKIKSAQTTKKITRAMELISASRIQKAQQRVAASAPYSRAITRAVSAVATYSNVDHPLTSEREKLDTAAIVIFTSDRGLAGAFSSSILKEAEQLAELLRSEGKKVVYYLVGRKAVGYFSFRKRASVASWTGGTDQPVFETAKEIADAVVEAYNLDDQEGGVDEIHLVYNRFVSMVTQVPEVVRLLPLEIVEGAAPEASSNEVYPLYEFEPDAETVLDKLLPIYVESRIFNAMLQSAAAEHAARQKAMKSASDNADNLIRDYTRLANNARQSEITQQISEIVGGADALSSAK, via the coding sequence ATGGGTGCTCAGCTCAGGGTCTACCGGCAGAAGATCAAGTCTGCCCAGACGACCAAGAAGATCACGAGGGCGATGGAGCTCATCTCCGCCTCGCGCATCCAGAAGGCGCAGCAGCGCGTGGCCGCCTCGGCCCCGTACTCGCGCGCCATCACCCGTGCGGTCTCGGCGGTCGCGACGTACTCGAACGTCGATCACCCGCTCACCAGCGAGCGCGAGAAGCTCGACACCGCGGCGATCGTCATCTTCACCTCCGACCGCGGTCTCGCGGGCGCTTTCTCGTCCTCCATCCTCAAGGAGGCCGAGCAGCTCGCCGAGCTCCTGCGGAGCGAGGGCAAGAAGGTCGTGTACTACCTCGTCGGTCGCAAGGCGGTCGGGTACTTCAGCTTCCGTAAGCGCGCCTCGGTGGCCTCGTGGACGGGCGGCACCGACCAGCCCGTGTTCGAGACGGCCAAGGAGATCGCGGATGCTGTGGTCGAGGCCTACAACCTCGACGACCAGGAGGGTGGCGTCGACGAGATCCACCTCGTCTACAACCGCTTCGTGAGCATGGTGACCCAGGTTCCCGAGGTCGTGCGTCTGCTCCCGCTCGAGATCGTCGAGGGCGCAGCGCCCGAGGCCTCGTCGAACGAGGTCTACCCGCTCTACGAGTTCGAGCCCGACGCCGAGACGGTGCTCGACAAGCTGCTGCCCATCTACGTCGAGAGCCGCATCTTCAACGCGATGCTGCAGTCGGCGGCCGCCGAGCACGCCGCGCGCCAGAAGGCGATGAAGTCGGCGAGCGACAACGCCGACAACCTCATCCGCGACTACACGCGTCTTGCCAACAACGCGCGTCAGAGCGAGATCACGCAGCAGATTTCCGAAATCGTGGGCGGCGCCGACGCGCTCAGCTCCGCCAAGTAG
- a CDS encoding PLDc N-terminal domain-containing protein: protein MEPISFTFGIVGLIIFIVTVVSIVRNPNHGGLGKFVWILVAFFLSILGSILWLIFGRGRVNR from the coding sequence ATGGAACCCATCAGCTTCACCTTCGGCATCGTCGGGCTCATCATCTTCATCGTCACCGTGGTGTCGATCGTCAGGAACCCGAACCACGGGGGCCTCGGCAAGTTCGTCTGGATCCTCGTGGCATTCTTCCTCTCCATCCTCGGGTCGATCCTCTGGCTGATCTTCGGGCGCGGTCGCGTCAACCGCTGA
- the atpD gene encoding F0F1 ATP synthase subunit beta, whose amino-acid sequence MTDTAIAPVPAAEAPSGVGRIARVTGPVVDIEFPHDSIPEVYNALKTTITIGDTATEITLEVAQHLGDDLVRAIALKPTDGLVRGQEVRDTGAAISVPVGDVTKGKVFNVIGEVLNAEPGETIEITERWPIHRKPPAFDQLESKTNLFETGIKSIDLLTPYVQGGKIGLFGGAGVGKTVLIQEMIQRVAQDHGGVSVFAGVGERTREGNDLIHEMEEAGVFDKTALVFGQMDEPPGTRLRVALSALTMAEYFRDVQNQDVLLFIDNIFRFTQAGSEVSTLLGRMPSAVGYQPNLADEMGVLQERITSTRGHSITSLQAIYVPADDYTDPAPATTFAHLDATTELSREIASKGLYPAIDPLTSTSRIMDPRYLGADHYRVATSVKQILQKNKELQEIIAILGVDELSEEDKITVARARRIQQFLSQNTYMAKKFTGVEGSTVPLKETIESFDAIVKGEFDSVAEQAFFNVGGISDVEEKWAQIQKENG is encoded by the coding sequence ATGACTGACACTGCTATCGCGCCAGTCCCGGCCGCCGAGGCGCCCAGCGGCGTCGGCCGAATTGCGCGCGTCACGGGGCCCGTGGTCGACATCGAGTTCCCCCATGACTCGATCCCCGAGGTCTACAACGCCCTGAAGACCACGATCACCATCGGCGACACCGCCACCGAGATCACGCTCGAGGTCGCTCAGCACCTCGGCGACGACCTCGTGCGCGCCATCGCCCTGAAGCCTACGGACGGTCTCGTGCGCGGCCAGGAGGTGCGCGACACCGGCGCTGCCATCTCGGTGCCCGTCGGCGACGTCACCAAGGGCAAGGTCTTCAACGTCATCGGTGAGGTGCTCAACGCCGAGCCCGGCGAGACCATCGAGATCACCGAGCGCTGGCCCATCCACCGCAAGCCCCCGGCGTTCGACCAGCTCGAGTCGAAGACCAACCTGTTCGAGACCGGCATCAAGTCGATCGACCTCCTCACCCCGTACGTGCAGGGTGGAAAGATCGGCCTGTTCGGTGGTGCGGGCGTCGGCAAGACCGTCCTCATCCAAGAGATGATCCAGCGCGTGGCGCAGGACCACGGTGGTGTGTCGGTGTTCGCCGGTGTCGGCGAGCGCACCCGTGAGGGCAACGACCTCATCCACGAGATGGAGGAGGCGGGCGTCTTCGACAAGACCGCGCTCGTCTTCGGCCAGATGGACGAGCCGCCGGGAACGCGTCTTCGCGTCGCCCTGTCGGCTCTGACCATGGCGGAGTACTTCCGCGACGTGCAGAACCAGGACGTGCTGCTGTTCATCGACAACATCTTCCGCTTCACGCAGGCGGGCTCCGAGGTGTCGACGCTGCTCGGCCGCATGCCCTCCGCGGTGGGCTACCAGCCGAACCTCGCCGACGAGATGGGTGTGCTCCAGGAGCGCATCACCTCGACCCGTGGTCACTCGATCACCTCGCTCCAGGCGATCTACGTGCCTGCCGACGACTACACCGACCCGGCTCCGGCGACCACCTTCGCCCACCTCGACGCCACCACCGAGCTCTCGCGTGAGATCGCGTCGAAGGGTCTCTACCCGGCGATCGACCCGCTCACCTCGACCTCGCGCATCATGGACCCGCGCTACTTGGGCGCCGACCACTACCGCGTGGCGACGAGCGTGAAGCAGATCCTGCAGAAGAACAAGGAGCTGCAGGAGATCATCGCCATCCTCGGTGTCGACGAGCTCTCCGAGGAAGACAAGATCACCGTGGCCCGCGCCCGGCGCATCCAGCAGTTCCTCTCGCAGAACACCTACATGGCGAAGAAGTTCACCGGTGTCGAGGGCTCGACCGTTCCGCTCAAGGAGACCATCGAGTCGTTCGACGCGATCGTCAAGGGCGAGTTCGACTCGGTCGCCGAGCAGGCCTTCTTCAACGTCGGTGGCATCTCCGACGTCGAGGAGAAGTGGGCGCAGATCCAGAAGGAGAACGGCTGA
- the atpB gene encoding F0F1 ATP synthase subunit A has translation MATSDDGGFHGPSIEEFFPEVIFFAGTPFEINRIILIRFLAVLAIVLIFWIGTRRMKVVPGRFQSVVEMGLDFARVNIAEDLLGKKDGRRFLPLITTIFFMVLFMNITGIIPFLNIAGTSVIGVPLVLAVVAWFAFIYAGLKKHPGAFFKNALFPPGVPWPLYIIVTPIELVSTFVLRPITLTLRLLMNMVVGHLLLVLFFAATQFFFFTAGGFWSLFGVGTLAFGFVFTLFEILVAVLQAYVFALLTTVYIQLALAEEH, from the coding sequence ATGGCCACCTCCGATGACGGCGGTTTCCACGGCCCATCGATCGAGGAATTCTTCCCCGAGGTCATCTTCTTCGCTGGCACGCCGTTCGAGATCAACAGGATCATCCTCATCCGCTTCCTGGCGGTGCTGGCCATCGTCCTCATCTTCTGGATCGGCACCCGCCGCATGAAGGTGGTTCCGGGTCGCTTCCAGTCGGTCGTCGAGATGGGCCTCGACTTCGCCCGGGTGAACATCGCCGAAGACCTGCTGGGCAAGAAGGACGGTCGTCGCTTCCTGCCGCTCATCACCACGATCTTCTTCATGGTGCTGTTCATGAACATCACAGGTATCATCCCGTTCCTGAACATCGCCGGTACCTCGGTCATCGGTGTGCCGCTCGTGCTCGCCGTCGTGGCCTGGTTCGCGTTCATCTACGCCGGTCTCAAGAAGCACCCGGGGGCGTTCTTCAAAAACGCGCTGTTCCCGCCCGGGGTGCCGTGGCCCCTCTACATCATCGTCACGCCGATCGAGCTGGTCTCCACCTTCGTGCTCCGGCCCATCACGCTGACGCTCCGACTCCTCATGAACATGGTCGTGGGCCACCTCCTCCTGGTGCTCTTCTTCGCGGCCACCCAGTTCTTCTTCTTCACCGCGGGCGGCTTCTGGTCGCTGTTCGGCGTGGGCACCCTGGCCTTCGGCTTCGTCTTCACGCTGTTCGAGATCCTGGTGGCCGTGCTCCAGGCCTATGTCTTCGCCCTGCTCACCACCGTCTACATCCAGCTCGCGCTGGCTGAGGAACACTAA
- the atpE gene encoding ATP synthase F0 subunit C, with protein sequence MADVSILAEVTGNVATMGYGLAAIGPAIGVGIVVGKTIEGVARQPELAGRLQVLMYIGIAFTEALAFIGIATYFIFTN encoded by the coding sequence GTGGCAGATGTATCGATCCTCGCTGAGGTCACCGGCAACGTCGCGACCATGGGCTACGGCCTCGCAGCGATCGGCCCCGCCATCGGCGTGGGCATCGTGGTCGGCAAGACCATCGAGGGTGTCGCCCGGCAGCCCGAGCTCGCCGGCCGTCTCCAGGTGCTGATGTACATCGGTATCGCGTTCACCGAGGCGCTTGCGTTCATCGGTATCGCTACCTACTTCATCTTCACCAACTAG
- a CDS encoding F0F1 ATP synthase subunit delta → MGSATRVALGDARDRLAALGSQVDLATGEELFAAGRIIGDSSHLLGALSDPGAEPAAKAALVSRLFGPSYSAVTVGLLETVATSRWSTQSDLLAGIEEIGIRAVASSAPAGLAIDSELFEFARAVSGDAELELALGSKLGSTDQKRALVERLLGGRFSAQTVAIVRQLITQPRGRRIGELLRFASSVVADQSGSAVATVTTAAPISAAQRGRLESALAGQYGRAVQVNQIVDPSVVGGVRIQIGDDVIDGSVATRINDLRLQLAG, encoded by the coding sequence ATGGGAAGCGCGACCAGAGTAGCCCTCGGTGACGCCAGAGACCGCCTCGCGGCTCTGGGCTCCCAGGTCGATCTGGCCACGGGAGAAGAGCTCTTCGCCGCTGGTCGGATCATCGGTGATTCGTCGCACCTGCTCGGAGCCCTCTCCGACCCCGGAGCCGAGCCGGCCGCCAAGGCCGCGCTCGTCTCCCGGCTGTTCGGCCCCTCGTACTCGGCCGTCACGGTGGGTCTGCTCGAGACGGTGGCCACCAGCCGCTGGTCGACGCAGAGCGACCTGCTCGCCGGCATCGAGGAGATCGGCATCCGCGCCGTGGCGAGCTCGGCTCCGGCTGGTCTCGCCATCGACTCGGAGCTGTTCGAGTTCGCGCGCGCTGTCTCCGGCGACGCCGAGCTCGAGCTGGCCCTCGGGTCGAAGCTCGGCTCGACCGACCAGAAGCGCGCGCTCGTCGAGCGTCTGCTCGGAGGCCGCTTCTCGGCGCAGACGGTCGCCATCGTGCGTCAGCTCATCACCCAGCCCCGTGGCCGCCGCATCGGTGAGCTGCTCCGCTTCGCCTCGAGCGTCGTCGCCGACCAGTCCGGCTCCGCCGTCGCCACGGTCACCACTGCGGCTCCAATCAGCGCGGCCCAGCGCGGGCGGCTCGAGTCGGCCCTCGCGGGCCAGTACGGCCGTGCGGTGCAGGTGAACCAGATCGTCGACCCGTCCGTGGTCGGCGGTGTGCGCATCCAGATCGGCGACGACGTCATCGACGGCAGTGTCGCCACCCGCATCAACGATTTGAGACTTCAGCTCGCCGGCTGA
- the prmC gene encoding peptide chain release factor N(5)-glutamine methyltransferase: MTVSETRDRPVTVRSLYQRSVEILAAGGVLDPQVDAELLIGHVLGASRGRVQSMTVTDAPVGPEDTLAIVEAVERRAAREPLQHITGVAWFRSLELSVGPGVFVPRPETEFVAGLAIDALRAVVPAGEDPPVAVDLGTGSGAIALSLAVEVPHAAVVGVENSPRAFVWAKENLRRVDPGNARLVFIDLADALPELDGTVDVVVSNPPYIPLGAIPRDPEVRLFDPEQALYGGDDGLVVVREVSATARRLLRPGGALVIEHGDLQGAEMRALLTADGWRAVATHRDLTGRDRATTAVR, encoded by the coding sequence ATGACCGTCTCCGAGACCAGGGACCGACCCGTCACCGTGCGCTCGCTCTACCAGCGCTCGGTCGAGATCCTCGCCGCCGGCGGCGTGCTCGATCCGCAGGTCGACGCCGAGCTGCTCATCGGGCACGTGCTCGGCGCCTCGCGCGGCCGGGTGCAGTCGATGACGGTGACGGATGCTCCGGTCGGCCCCGAAGACACGCTCGCCATCGTCGAGGCCGTCGAACGCCGTGCTGCGCGCGAGCCGCTGCAGCACATCACGGGCGTCGCCTGGTTCCGCTCCCTCGAGCTCTCGGTGGGCCCTGGCGTGTTCGTGCCTCGGCCCGAGACGGAGTTCGTCGCCGGCCTCGCCATCGACGCCCTGCGCGCGGTGGTGCCGGCGGGGGAGGACCCACCGGTCGCGGTCGACCTCGGCACCGGCAGTGGGGCCATCGCGCTGTCGCTCGCCGTCGAGGTGCCGCACGCGGCGGTGGTGGGCGTCGAGAACTCGCCGCGCGCCTTCGTCTGGGCGAAGGAGAATCTGCGCCGGGTCGATCCCGGCAACGCGCGGCTGGTGTTCATCGACCTCGCCGACGCCCTGCCCGAGCTCGACGGCACGGTCGACGTCGTGGTGTCGAACCCCCCGTACATTCCGCTCGGCGCGATTCCGCGCGACCCCGAGGTGCGGCTGTTCGACCCCGAGCAGGCGCTCTACGGGGGCGACGACGGTCTCGTCGTGGTGCGCGAGGTCTCGGCCACCGCGCGCCGCCTGCTCCGCCCGGGTGGAGCCCTGGTCATCGAGCACGGCGACCTGCAGGGCGCCGAGATGCGCGCGCTCCTCACCGCCGACGGCTGGCGCGCCGTGGCGACGCACCGCGACCTCACCGGGCGTGACCGCGCCACCACCGCCGTGCGCTGA
- a CDS encoding MraY family glycosyltransferase — MRFYLLVALVSAVVSFGLSWVIYKLSHRYRLYPKIRERDVHTRPTPRLGGIAMFLGVVVAIGVASQISWFHLVFAEPGKVWAILGAAFIIVAIGVADDIWDLDWLTKLAGQIIAAGLLAWQGVQIVSLPIGGLTIGSSGMSLFITILAVVLVMNAINFIDGLDGLVAGVALIANGVFFLYSYLLARDTSPTDYFNLASLITAVLIGACAGFLPLNFHPAKLFMGDAGALLVGLLMATSAIAVTGQVDPAQLGRSQLFPAFLPILLPFAILVVPLLDFSLAVIRRLRAGKSPFSADRKHLHHRLLDMGHSHLQAVLIFYGWTAVISVGCLLLFVLTPYWLAFIFLGVGIVVCAAFTLAPLSPLKRREIAAQSADAGTLEADLKAGDDPLDAAADPIKEP, encoded by the coding sequence ATGCGGTTCTACCTCCTCGTCGCACTCGTCTCGGCGGTCGTCAGCTTCGGCCTGAGCTGGGTGATCTACAAGCTCAGCCACCGCTACCGGCTGTACCCGAAGATCCGCGAGCGCGACGTGCACACCCGCCCCACCCCGCGGCTCGGCGGCATCGCCATGTTCCTCGGCGTGGTGGTGGCCATCGGTGTCGCCTCGCAGATCAGCTGGTTCCACCTGGTGTTCGCCGAACCGGGCAAGGTCTGGGCGATCCTCGGCGCCGCCTTCATCATCGTCGCGATCGGCGTCGCCGACGACATCTGGGACCTCGACTGGCTCACGAAGCTCGCCGGCCAGATCATCGCCGCAGGCCTCCTCGCCTGGCAGGGCGTGCAGATCGTCTCGCTGCCGATCGGTGGCCTCACCATCGGCTCGAGCGGCATGTCGCTGTTCATCACCATCCTCGCCGTGGTGCTCGTGATGAACGCAATCAACTTCATCGACGGGCTCGACGGGCTGGTGGCCGGGGTCGCCCTCATCGCGAACGGCGTCTTCTTCCTCTACAGCTACCTGCTGGCCCGCGACACCTCGCCCACCGACTACTTCAACCTCGCGTCGCTCATCACCGCTGTGCTCATCGGAGCCTGCGCGGGCTTCCTGCCGCTCAACTTCCACCCCGCGAAGCTGTTCATGGGCGATGCCGGTGCGCTCCTGGTGGGCCTGCTCATGGCCACCAGCGCCATCGCCGTCACCGGTCAGGTCGACCCGGCCCAGCTCGGCCGATCGCAGCTGTTCCCCGCGTTCCTGCCGATCCTGTTGCCCTTCGCCATCCTCGTCGTGCCACTGCTCGACTTCAGTCTCGCCGTCATCAGGCGCCTCCGAGCGGGCAAGAGCCCGTTCAGCGCCGACAGGAAGCACCTGCACCACCGCCTGCTCGACATGGGTCACTCGCACCTGCAGGCCGTGCTCATCTTCTACGGCTGGACGGCCGTCATCTCGGTGGGCTGCCTGCTGCTGTTCGTGCTGACGCCGTACTGGCTCGCCTTCATCTTCCTGGGGGTGGGCATCGTGGTGTGCGCCGCGTTCACGCTCGCCCCCCTCAGCCCCCTGAAGCGCCGCGAGATCGCTGCCCAGTCAGCCGATGCCGGTACCCTCGAAGCCGACCTCAAAGCCGGCGACGACCCGCTCGACGCGGCAGCCGACCCCATCAAGGAGCCCTGA
- a CDS encoding L-threonylcarbamoyladenylate synthase: MAATFDCSVSSELLSGMRLARGAISRGELVVIPTDTVYGIAADAFSPRAVQRLLDAKGRTRQSPPPVLIPALATLDALATDIPEAARTLVAEFWPGGLTIILRATPSLMWDLGDTNGTVALRMPADPLALELLQETGPLAVSSANLTGRPAATSAAEAVEMLGDSVEVYLDAGERSDTLASTIVDATGDDGMLRIVRAGAVAEERIREVVGELLAPGPGA, encoded by the coding sequence ATGGCTGCCACATTCGACTGCTCCGTGTCCTCCGAGCTCCTCTCCGGAATGCGCCTCGCCCGCGGTGCGATCAGCCGGGGCGAGCTCGTCGTCATCCCCACCGACACGGTCTACGGCATCGCGGCCGACGCCTTCTCCCCGCGCGCGGTGCAGCGCCTCCTCGACGCGAAGGGCCGCACCCGCCAGTCGCCCCCGCCCGTGCTCATCCCCGCACTCGCGACGCTCGACGCCCTGGCCACCGACATCCCCGAGGCGGCGCGCACGCTCGTCGCCGAGTTCTGGCCGGGCGGCCTCACAATCATCCTCCGCGCCACGCCGTCGCTGATGTGGGATCTGGGCGACACGAACGGCACGGTCGCGCTGCGCATGCCCGCCGACCCGCTGGCCCTCGAGCTGCTGCAGGAGACCGGGCCGCTCGCCGTCTCGAGCGCCAACCTCACCGGCCGTCCCGCCGCCACGAGCGCCGCCGAGGCGGTGGAGATGCTCGGCGACAGCGTCGAGGTCTACCTCGACGCCGGTGAGCGCTCCGACACGCTCGCCTCCACGATCGTCGATGCGACGGGCGACGACGGGATGCTGCGCATCGTGCGTGCCGGCGCCGTGGCCGAGGAGCGCATCCGCGAGGTCGTGGGGGAGCTCTTGGCGCCAGGACCCGGCGCCTGA
- the prfA gene encoding peptide chain release factor 1 has translation MFESVAALRAEHDDLQQQLSDPELHGDPARSKRVNRRYAELSRIVAAHAAWQQNVDDLEAARELAAEDPAFADEIPALEVSLEENAEKLRRLLIPRDPDDARDVIMEIKAGEGGAESMLFAADLLRMYLHYAESKGWKTELLERTESDLGGYKDVQIAVKGRSSDPAEGVWAHLKYEGGVHRVQRVPATESQGRIHTSAAGVLVFPEVDEPEEVEINQNDLKIDVFRSSGPGGQSVNTTDSAVRITHLPTGIVVSMQNEKSQLQNREAAMRVLRARILAKQQEELDAEASAARKSQIRSVDRSERIRTYNFPENRIADHRTGFKAYNLDQVMDGALEPIIQSAIAADEESRLAAVGTES, from the coding sequence ATGTTCGAGTCCGTGGCCGCGCTGCGGGCCGAGCACGACGACCTGCAGCAGCAGCTCTCCGACCCCGAACTGCACGGCGACCCGGCGCGCTCGAAGCGGGTGAACCGGCGCTACGCCGAGCTCAGCCGCATCGTCGCCGCGCACGCCGCCTGGCAGCAGAACGTCGACGACCTCGAGGCCGCGCGTGAGCTGGCCGCCGAAGATCCGGCCTTCGCCGACGAGATCCCCGCCCTCGAGGTGAGCCTCGAGGAGAACGCCGAGAAGCTGCGGCGCCTGCTCATCCCGCGCGACCCCGACGACGCGCGCGACGTGATCATGGAGATCAAAGCGGGCGAGGGCGGTGCCGAGAGCATGCTCTTCGCCGCCGACCTCCTCCGCATGTACCTGCATTACGCCGAGTCGAAGGGCTGGAAGACCGAGCTCCTCGAACGCACCGAGAGCGATCTGGGCGGCTACAAAGACGTGCAGATCGCGGTGAAGGGGCGCTCGAGCGACCCCGCCGAGGGCGTCTGGGCGCACCTGAAGTACGAGGGCGGGGTGCACCGCGTGCAGCGGGTTCCCGCCACCGAGTCGCAGGGCCGCATCCACACCTCCGCCGCGGGCGTGCTGGTCTTCCCCGAGGTCGACGAGCCCGAAGAGGTCGAGATCAACCAGAACGACCTCAAGATCGACGTCTTCCGCTCCTCCGGCCCCGGTGGCCAGTCGGTGAACACGACCGACTCCGCGGTGCGCATCACCCACCTGCCGACGGGCATCGTGGTCTCGATGCAGAACGAGAAGAGCCAGCTGCAGAACCGCGAGGCGGCGATGCGCGTGCTGCGTGCGCGCATCCTGGCCAAGCAGCAGGAGGAGCTCGACGCCGAGGCCAGTGCCGCGCGCAAGAGCCAGATCCGCTCGGTCGACCGCTCGGAACGCATCCGCACCTACAACTTCCCCGAGAACCGCATCGCCGACCACCGCACCGGGTTCAAGGCCTACAACCTCGACCAGGTGATGGACGGCGCTCTCGAGCCCATCATCCAGTCGGCGATCGCCGCCGACGAGGAGTCGCGGCTCGCCGCGGTGGGCACCGAGAGCTAG